One Diospyros lotus cultivar Yz01 chromosome 1, ASM1463336v1, whole genome shotgun sequence genomic window carries:
- the LOC127805604 gene encoding signal peptidase complex subunit 2, with protein sequence MQEKIKGEMGANNKNPKKANLLDHHSIKSILDESVTEIVTSRGYVEDHRMSNTRLFLGIVIILIALAAQFYPKKFPENRNFLIGCIVLYILVNVILQLIIYTKEKNAILFTYPPPGSFNSTGLVVSSKLPRFSDMYTLTIASADPKSISSKPPVEFTKSVTQWFTKDGILVEGLFWKDVEGLVSDYARESKKSK encoded by the exons ATGCAGGAGAAGATCAAAGGCGAAATGGGGGCCAACAACAAGAACCCTAAGAAGGCCAATCTCTTGGACCATCACTCCATCAAATCCATCCTCGACGAGTCCGTCACTGAG ATCGTTACCAGCCGTGGATACGTTGAAGATCACAGGATGAGTAACACAAGGTTGTTTTTGGGGATCGTCATCATCCTCATTGCTCTCGCCGCTCAGTTTTACCCTAAGAAGTTTCCTGAAAACAGGAATTTTCTGATCGGCTGCATCGTATT GTATATTTTAGTCAATGTCATATTGCAGCTGATCATATATACAAAGGAAAAGAATGCGATCTTGTTTACTTATCCTCCTCCT GGATCATTTAACAGCACTGGGTTGGTTGTCTCTTCCAAGTTGCCAAGGTTCTCTGATATGTATACTCTCACCATAGCAAGTGCAGATCCCAAATCAATATCTTCAAAGCCACCTGTGGAATTTACCAAGAGTGTCACTCAGTG GTTCACCAAGGATGGAATTTTGGTGGAGGGCCTCTTCTGGAAAGATGTGGAGGGACTAGTAAGTGACTATGCAAGAGAATCAAAAAAGAGCAAGTGA
- the LOC127810696 gene encoding peroxisomal nicotinamide adenine dinucleotide carrier, translating to MSDALINGLAGAGGGIIAQLITYPLQTVNTRQQTERDLKKERRKVGTIEQMCQVVQQEGWSRLYGGLMSSLVGTAASQGVYYYFYQIFRNKAEAIALLNKKKGIGDGSVGMFSSLVVAAFSGCLNVLMTNPIWVVVTRMQTHTKKSQPSCTPVLAAMEPPLYGTSHAIQEVYDEAGVWGFWNGVLPTLIMVSNPSIQFMLYETMLKKLKQRRAANKKDDNVITALEIFLLGALAKLGATVVTYPLLVVKSRLQARQIIGGDKRLHYKGTSDAILKMIQYEGFHGFYKGMSTKIVQSVLAAAVLFMVKEELVRGARWLLTKNSVHSRRSRPP from the exons ATGTCCGACGCCTTGATCAATGGCCTCGCCGGCGCCGGCGGAGGAATCATTGCTCAGCTCATCACCTATCCTCTCCAAACC GTAAATACGAGGCAACAAACGGAGAGAGATTTgaagaaggagaggagaaaAGTGGGGACAATAGAACAAATGTGTCAG GTTGTTCAGCAAGAAGGATGGAGTAGGTTATACGGAGGCTTAATGTCCTCCCTGGTTGGTACGGCTGCGTCTCAG GGTGTTTACTATTATTTCTATCAAATATTCAGGAACAAGGCTGAAGCTATTGCacttctaaataaaaaaaaagggattgGTGATGGATCAGTAGGAATGTTCTCATCACTTGTGGTGGCTGCCTTTTCTGG GTGTTTAAATGTGCTGATGACTAATCCCATATGGGTAGTAGTTACTCGCATGCAG ACTCATACAAAGAAATCCCAGCCAAGCTGTACTCCCGTTCTTGCTGCAATGGAGCCCCCTCTCTATGGAACCAGCCATGCG ATTCAAGAAGTTTATGATGAAGCTGGAGTGTGGGGGTTTTGGAATGGAGTTTTGCCAACATTGATCATG GTGAGCAATCCCTCCATACAGTTCATGCTGTATGAAACCATGTTAAAGAAGTTGAAGCAGAGACGTGCTGCGAATAAGAAGGATGATAATGTTATAACTGCTCTGGAG ATATTTTTGCTTGGAGCTTTGGCAAAACTTGGAGCTACCGTTGTAACCTATCCTCTTCTGGTTGTAAAG TCGAGACTTCAAGCAAGGCAAATTATAGGCGGAGACAAAAGGCTTCATTATAAAG GCACCTCAGATGCTATCCTGAAGATGATACAATACGAGGGATTCCATGGCTTCTACAAAGGAATGAGTACAAAAATCGTGCAAAGTGTTCTTGCAGCGGCTGTCTTGTTCATGGTCAAGGAAGAACTCGTCAGAGGCGCCCGCTGGTTATTAACGAAGAATTCAGTCCATTCCAGAAGATCAAGGCCGCCATAA